TACACCATATTTTTATAGCACATATGAAGATGAACAAGAATCAATTACAACTTCTAATCAAAAAGTACTCGTACTCGGATCAGGACCAATTCGAATTGGTCAGGGCATAGAATTTGATTATGCAACAGTACATTCTGTTTTAGCTTTAAAAGAAGCGGGATATGAAGCAATTATAATGAATAATAACCCGGAAACAGTATCCACTGATTTCAGTGTCTCCGATAAATTATATTTTGAACCATTAACGCTAGAAGATGTTATGCATGTCGTCGAATTAGAGAATCCTCTAGGTGTCATTGTTCAATTTGGTGGGCAAACAGCGATAAACTTAGCCTCAGGTTTAGAGAGGCGTGGTGTGAAGATTATGGGGACATCACTTGAAGCAATTGATCTAGCTGAAGATCGCGATAAGTTCGAACAATTGCTAACGAGCATAGACGTACCACAGCCAAAAGGAAAAAGTGTTCGTCATTTAGATCAAGCAATAGAGACAGCTAATGAAATTGGTTATCCAGTCTTAGTGCGACCATCTTATGTAATCGGTGGAAGCCAAATGGAGATTGTTTATAACGAGAATGAACTAGCACATTACTTACAAAAAACAACACATATTAAACATAAACATCCTGTATTAATCGACAAATATATGACTGGTATAGAAGTAGAAGTAGATGCGATATGTGATGGGGAGACAACTATTATCCCTGGTATTATGGAACATATCGAACGGGCTGGTGTCCATTCTGGTGACTCGATTGCAGTTTATCCAACACAACGTATCCAACCAAAAGTCAAACAGCAATTAATAGATACGACAATTAAAATTGCAACTAAATTACAAGTCATCGGTTTAGTTAATATTCAATTCGTTGTTCATAAAGATCAGGTATTTGTAATTGAAGTAAACCCACGTGCGAGTCGAACAATTCCATTCTTAAGTAAAATCACTGGGGTAACGATGGCAAATCTTGCAACAAAATGTATTGTCGGTCAGTCACTTAAAGAAATGGGTTATACAAGCGGCTTACTACCTGAACCAAATCATGTTTCTGTTAAAGTTCCAGTCTTCTCTTTTGAAAAATTACGTAGTGTCGATACGATACTTGGACCAGAAATGAAATCAACAGGTGAAGCAATTGGCCGTGACAAAACGTTAGAGAAAGCATTGTATAAAGGTTTACTAGCTTCTGGACTATCTATTCCAATGGAAGGAGCGGTACTATTAACTGTTGCTGATAAGGATAAACAAGAGATTGTAGAAATTGCAGAAAGATTTCATCAGCTAGGTTTTCACTTATACGCAACAGAAGGTACAGCAGAGTTTATTCAGAGTCAAGATTTACCGGTAACAGAAGTTGGGAAAATAGGTGCTGAAGGAAGAAATGTGCTGTCTATTATCGAGAACGGAGAAGCACAATTTGTTATAAATACACTTACTTCTGGGAAACGTCCTAGATCGGATGGATTCAGAATTCGCCGTGAAGCTGTAGAACATGGAATTGCTTGTTTAACAAGTCTTGATACGGCATTAGCAATTTTGAATGTCATTGATTCCACAACATTTACCGCACAAGCTGTCGTTGCGAATAAGGAGGTCATCAGGTGATCACAAAGTCTATTGTTAAGATCGAACAAATAAACGAAATTGCTTTGGACACAATTGAAATGAAACTAAAGACGCCAATTTCATTGGAAGAGGTAAATCCAGGACAGTTTATTCATGTTCGAATTGGCAGTGATCATGCACATCAATTAAGAAGACCTATTTCCATTGCAGACCTTGATAAAGTCAATCAAATCATGACAATCGTATTTAAAATAGTTGGTTCTGGTACAGAAATATTAGCGCGGGCTAAAGTGGGAGAGGAATTAGATGTTCTCCTTCCATGTGGAACTGGCTATCCGATTGATAAACTTGAGGTACCAAAAGCACTACTTATTGGTGGGGGTATAGGTGTCCCCCCTTTATATTATTTAGCAAAACAATTAGTTGAAAAAGGTACAGAAGTAACGGCTATCCTAGGCTTTCAAGCAAAAGAACATGTATTTTATGAAGAAAAATTTAAGGCACTTGGAAATTGTCATGTTGTCACAAATGATGGTAGTTATGGACATCAAGGTTTCGTAACAGATGTGATTGACATAGAATCTCCAGAATTTGATTACTTTTTCTCTTGTGGACCAACACCAATGCTACGTGCAGTTTCTACTAAATTAGAGAATAGTAATGGTTATATTTCTTTAGAAGAACGAATGGGATGTGGAGTTGGTACTTGTTTTGCTTGCGTGATCCCGGTGCCTGGTTCCGCTACTGATTACAAAAAGATTTGTAGCGATGGACCTGTATTTGAAGCAAGTGAGGTGGCACTATGAGTAATCTTGCGGTTGAACTCCCAGGTTTATCTTTAAAAAATCCAATTATGCCCGCTTCTGGTTGTTTTGGGTTTGGACGTGAATATAGTAACTTTTATGATTTGAGCAGGCTTGGTGCAGTAATTATTAAAGCGGCGACTGGAGAAGCACGATTTGGAAATGCTACACCACGAGTAGCAGAAACCGC
The nucleotide sequence above comes from Paraliobacillus zengyii. Encoded proteins:
- the carB gene encoding carbamoyl-phosphate synthase large subunit, encoding MPKRTDLNKILVIGSGPIIIGQAAEFDYSGTQACQSLKEEGYSVILANSNPATIMTDHTVADTVYMEPLTVEFLTKIIRKEQPDAILPTLGGQTGLNLAVAIEKTGILETYNIEMLGTSLEAIQLAEDREKFRSLMYQLNEPVPESEIVTTVEQAVDFANKIDYPLIVRPAYTLGGTGGGMCYNETQLREITRSGLALSPVTQCLIERNIAGLKEVEYEVMRDKKDQAIVVCNMENIDPVGIHTGDSIVVAPSQTLSDREYQLLRNASLKIIRALKIEGGCNVQLAIDPDSFDYYIIEVNPRVSRSSALASKATGYPIAKIAAKIAVGLTLDEIKNPITQTTYAAFEPALDYVVTKFPRFPFDKFTTGNRTLGTQMKATGEIMAIGRTFEESFLKGIRSLDISEEEFWIPQLEKLNETELAERLTKADDERIFVLAEALRRNMTVDEIFELTKIDRFFLNKINRIIKIENRLIDEVESIECLIEAKQAGFSDTQIARLWNLDVDTIYHLRQKHNIRPVYKMVDTCAAEFESATPYFYSTYEDEQESITTSNQKVLVLGSGPIRIGQGIEFDYATVHSVLALKEAGYEAIIMNNNPETVSTDFSVSDKLYFEPLTLEDVMHVVELENPLGVIVQFGGQTAINLASGLERRGVKIMGTSLEAIDLAEDRDKFEQLLTSIDVPQPKGKSVRHLDQAIETANEIGYPVLVRPSYVIGGSQMEIVYNENELAHYLQKTTHIKHKHPVLIDKYMTGIEVEVDAICDGETTIIPGIMEHIERAGVHSGDSIAVYPTQRIQPKVKQQLIDTTIKIATKLQVIGLVNIQFVVHKDQVFVIEVNPRASRTIPFLSKITGVTMANLATKCIVGQSLKEMGYTSGLLPEPNHVSVKVPVFSFEKLRSVDTILGPEMKSTGEAIGRDKTLEKALYKGLLASGLSIPMEGAVLLTVADKDKQEIVEIAERFHQLGFHLYATEGTAEFIQSQDLPVTEVGKIGAEGRNVLSIIENGEAQFVINTLTSGKRPRSDGFRIRREAVEHGIACLTSLDTALAILNVIDSTTFTAQAVVANKEVIR
- a CDS encoding dihydroorotate dehydrogenase electron transfer subunit, coding for MITKSIVKIEQINEIALDTIEMKLKTPISLEEVNPGQFIHVRIGSDHAHQLRRPISIADLDKVNQIMTIVFKIVGSGTEILARAKVGEELDVLLPCGTGYPIDKLEVPKALLIGGGIGVPPLYYLAKQLVEKGTEVTAILGFQAKEHVFYEEKFKALGNCHVVTNDGSYGHQGFVTDVIDIESPEFDYFFSCGPTPMLRAVSTKLENSNGYISLEERMGCGVGTCFACVIPVPGSATDYKKICSDGPVFEASEVAL